A stretch of the Sulfurospirillum sp. UCH001 genome encodes the following:
- a CDS encoding FixH family protein has product MAKTKSEHTYYPHVVIGMILGCVVACGFTIKIALDNPVEMDTFYMEKYQKVDHSINEIIELQEKFNAKFDLAYSTEKFMIGENSLTLHLTDKSGQPVNNANVMLMLSRPDSNKENKQLKPSHVENGNYTFGPFEINKPGRWQILSKIDLGEFKGYHKNEAYAAQ; this is encoded by the coding sequence GTGGCTAAAACAAAAAGCGAACATACGTACTACCCTCATGTTGTTATCGGAATGATCCTTGGCTGTGTTGTTGCATGCGGTTTTACCATCAAAATCGCATTGGATAACCCCGTTGAAATGGATACTTTTTATATGGAGAAATACCAAAAAGTTGACCACTCTATCAATGAAATCATTGAGCTTCAAGAAAAATTTAATGCAAAGTTTGATCTTGCGTATTCAACAGAAAAATTTATGATTGGAGAGAATAGTCTTACATTGCATCTTACGGATAAAAGCGGTCAGCCTGTCAACAATGCGAATGTAATGCTTATGCTTTCTCGTCCTGATAGCAATAAAGAGAACAAACAATTGAAACCTTCTCATGTAGAAAATGGCAATTATACGTTTGGACCTTTTGAGATTAATAAACCAGGTCGTTGGCAAATTCTTAGCAAAATAGACCTTGGCGAATTTAAAGGTTATCATAAAAACGAAGCCTACGCAGCACAATAG
- a CDS encoding TPM domain-containing protein, producing the protein MISLLPVLVFAKDFVVYDDILEEKTAQKIEEMGQELFAKSGVKVILIAKKNGNENILAFEQNFAKDLTPPYALLTLFQAEQKVDVYTSPGLEKEFDREALLSPLPWKGTIIPLLTSKKKEVGVSPALLNGYAELVEEIAQYRKIELESAIGSANKTTINLVRVLLYSFMAIVIVLIIYRRIKSRG; encoded by the coding sequence TTGATTTCATTGCTTCCCGTATTGGTTTTTGCCAAGGATTTTGTAGTTTACGATGACATCTTAGAAGAGAAGACTGCCCAAAAAATTGAAGAGATGGGACAAGAACTTTTTGCTAAAAGTGGTGTCAAAGTTATCTTAATTGCTAAAAAAAATGGCAATGAAAACATTCTTGCGTTTGAGCAAAACTTTGCCAAAGACCTTACGCCTCCTTACGCACTTTTAACTCTTTTTCAAGCTGAACAGAAAGTGGATGTTTATACATCTCCTGGATTAGAGAAAGAGTTTGATAGAGAAGCATTACTTTCTCCACTCCCTTGGAAAGGAACGATTATTCCTCTATTGACCTCTAAGAAAAAAGAAGTTGGTGTGAGCCCAGCGCTCCTGAACGGATACGCAGAGTTAGTCGAGGAGATAGCGCAATACCGCAAAATAGAGTTAGAAAGTGCCATTGGTAGTGCCAACAAAACAACCATTAATTTAGTGCGAGTTTTACTCTATAGTTTTATGGCTATTGTTATTGTATTAATTATTTACAGAAGGATAAAAAGTCGTGGCTAA
- a CDS encoding DUF4006 family protein, with amino-acid sequence MENTNRNVFALNGITGMLIATVLLLSILGVLTFFGLKAQQAVADKPYKINDPQALQMKDAANANQKALVK; translated from the coding sequence ATGGAAAATACAAATAGAAACGTATTCGCACTTAATGGCATTACAGGAATGTTGATTGCAACAGTCTTGTTGCTTTCTATCCTTGGAGTACTTACATTCTTTGGATTAAAAGCACAACAAGCAGTTGCTGATAAACCTTATAAGATTAATGATCCGCAAGCACTTCAAATGAAAGATGCTGCAAATGCGAATCAAAAAGCTTTAGTGAAATAA
- a CDS encoding c-type cytochrome produces MNWLNDNVNALSLLGAAAILILTFFVVGKYMKQMKTDKASGELAKENWDGIGEYKNALPIGWALSFLGTIAWAAWYFLAGYPLASYSQLGEYNQEVKSYNTKFESKFANPDKSTLMAMGEGVFLVQCAPCHGVTGDGMNGKALNLSKWGNEEAIVAAILNGSKGADYPLGEMPAGLLDADSAKAVAAYVMQEISVVKKSKNPTLVETGKALWATCAACHGEDGKGMAGSAPDLSVYGDAKFVVNVLGTGKKGMIGNMPKFNDGRLTNVQKTAVGTYVSSLAK; encoded by the coding sequence ATGAATTGGCTGAATGACAATGTAAACGCGTTATCATTGCTTGGCGCAGCAGCAATTTTAATTCTCACGTTTTTTGTTGTTGGTAAGTATATGAAACAAATGAAAACCGACAAAGCGAGTGGAGAATTAGCAAAAGAGAACTGGGATGGTATTGGTGAATATAAAAATGCTCTTCCTATTGGTTGGGCACTTTCATTTCTTGGAACGATTGCATGGGCGGCATGGTATTTTCTTGCAGGGTATCCTCTTGCAAGTTATTCACAGCTCGGTGAGTACAATCAAGAAGTAAAAAGTTACAATACAAAATTTGAGAGCAAATTCGCAAATCCAGACAAATCAACATTAATGGCAATGGGTGAGGGCGTGTTCCTTGTTCAATGTGCTCCATGTCATGGTGTTACTGGTGATGGTATGAACGGAAAAGCGCTTAACCTTTCAAAATGGGGTAACGAAGAAGCTATCGTTGCAGCTATTTTAAATGGCTCAAAAGGCGCTGACTATCCTCTTGGCGAAATGCCTGCTGGATTACTTGATGCGGATAGCGCAAAAGCTGTTGCAGCGTATGTTATGCAAGAAATATCTGTTGTTAAAAAGAGCAAAAACCCAACGCTTGTTGAGACGGGTAAAGCACTTTGGGCAACATGTGCTGCATGTCATGGCGAAGACGGTAAAGGTATGGCGGGTAGTGCTCCTGACTTAAGTGTTTATGGCGATGCAAAATTTGTTGTCAATGTTCTAGGAACGGGCAAAAAAGGAATGATTGGTAACATGCCTAAATTTAATGATGGACGTTTAACCAATGTTCAAAAAACAGCGGTTGGCACTTATGTCAGCTCTTTAGCGAAATAA
- a CDS encoding cytochrome c oxidase, cbb3-type, CcoQ subunit — MDTIREIQAYAYVAATVFLVIVMYSYLYHLYRAEKKGTRNYEQYGNIALHDNIDDAPIETRTPSNKEKE, encoded by the coding sequence ATGGACACAATTAGAGAGATTCAAGCGTATGCTTATGTGGCAGCAACAGTTTTTTTAGTGATTGTTATGTACAGTTATTTGTACCATCTTTACAGGGCTGAAAAAAAAGGTACACGCAACTATGAGCAGTATGGCAATATAGCATTACACGATAATATTGATGATGCTCCAATTGAGACCCGTACTCCATCAAACAAAGAGAAAGAATAA
- the ccoO gene encoding cytochrome-c oxidase, cbb3-type subunit II yields MFHWLERNPFFFAVGVFLVIAYAGVVTILPDFMETARPVVGTKPYTVLELAGRQVYIKDSCNACHSQLIRPFKSETDRYGMYSLSGEYAYDRPFLWGSKRTGPDLMRVGNYRTSDWHEYHMLDPVSVVPGSIMPAYKHMFKNTADIDTAYAEALTVKKVFNAPYDQPDMPKLGTHEEAKKVAMEQAAAIVADMKSQEVKEAFKRGEIKEIVALIAYLNSLK; encoded by the coding sequence ATGTTTCATTGGTTAGAGAGAAACCCATTCTTTTTTGCGGTAGGTGTATTTTTAGTTATTGCGTATGCAGGTGTTGTAACAATTTTACCTGACTTCATGGAAACAGCACGTCCCGTTGTAGGAACAAAACCTTACACAGTGCTTGAGTTAGCAGGTCGTCAAGTCTATATCAAAGACAGCTGTAATGCATGTCATTCACAACTTATTCGTCCATTCAAATCTGAGACAGACCGTTACGGTATGTATTCTTTAAGTGGTGAGTATGCTTATGATAGACCATTCCTCTGGGGTTCAAAAAGAACAGGACCAGACTTAATGAGAGTTGGTAACTATAGAACAAGCGACTGGCATGAATATCATATGCTAGATCCAGTAAGCGTAGTACCAGGTTCTATTATGCCAGCGTACAAACATATGTTTAAAAATACAGCCGACATTGATACAGCATATGCAGAAGCATTGACTGTAAAAAAAGTGTTTAATGCGCCTTATGATCAACCAGATATGCCAAAACTTGGTACACATGAAGAAGCAAAAAAAGTTGCAATGGAACAAGCAGCTGCTATTGTTGCAGATATGAAGAGCCAAGAGGTAAAAGAGGCATTTAAGCGCGGTGAGATTAAAGAGATTGTTGCATTAATTGCTTATCTCAATAGCTTAAAGTAA
- the ccoN gene encoding cytochrome-c oxidase, cbb3-type subunit I, protein MQARDALNYDYSVAKCFTYAAILFGIVGMLIGVVIAYQMAFPELNYLAGEYGTYSRLRPLHTSGVIFGFLLSGIFAAWYYIGQRVLKVSMAESPFLMIVGKLHFWLYMILMTIAVVTLFMGIGTSKEYAELEWPLDILVVVVWVLWGFSIFGLIGIRREKTLYISMWYFIATFLGVAMLYLFNNMEVPTYFIAGTGKWYHSVSMYAGTNDAMVQWWYGHNAVAFVFTVPIIAMIYYFLPKESGQAVYSYKLSLLSFWGLMFVYLWAGGHHLIYSTVPDWVQTMGSIFSIILILPSWGSAINILLTMKGQWGQLKENPLVKLMIFASTFYMFSTLEGPILSIKSVNALAHFTDWIPGHVHDGTLGWVGFMTMAALFHMAPRMFKREIYSKKLIEAQFWIQTTGIVLYFSSMWIAGITQGMMWRATDQFGNLAYSFIDTVTVLIPYYAIRATGGLLYLIGFFMFTYNMYKTMTASKAIESEPQNASPMAA, encoded by the coding sequence ATGCAGGCTAGAGATGCATTGAACTATGACTATTCAGTAGCCAAATGTTTTACCTACGCAGCGATCCTTTTTGGAATCGTTGGTATGTTAATAGGTGTGGTTATCGCCTATCAAATGGCTTTCCCTGAGTTGAATTACTTGGCGGGTGAATATGGTACTTACAGTCGTTTAAGACCATTACACACATCAGGAGTAATTTTTGGATTCTTACTGAGCGGAATCTTTGCAGCATGGTACTATATTGGGCAAAGAGTACTCAAGGTTTCGATGGCAGAGTCACCGTTTTTAATGATCGTTGGAAAGCTTCATTTTTGGCTTTACATGATTCTAATGACAATTGCTGTTGTTACCCTTTTTATGGGTATTGGTACTTCTAAAGAGTATGCAGAGCTTGAGTGGCCTTTGGACATTCTTGTTGTTGTCGTTTGGGTACTTTGGGGTTTTAGTATTTTTGGTCTCATTGGTATCAGACGTGAAAAAACACTCTATATCTCTATGTGGTATTTTATTGCAACCTTTTTGGGTGTTGCTATGTTGTATCTATTCAACAATATGGAAGTCCCAACCTACTTTATTGCAGGAACTGGAAAGTGGTATCACTCTGTATCTATGTATGCAGGAACAAATGATGCTATGGTTCAATGGTGGTACGGTCACAACGCGGTGGCATTTGTTTTCACAGTGCCTATTATTGCGATGATCTATTACTTCTTACCAAAAGAATCTGGTCAAGCAGTTTACTCTTATAAACTTTCACTCCTCTCTTTCTGGGGTCTAATGTTCGTTTACCTTTGGGCAGGTGGACACCACCTTATCTACTCTACAGTGCCTGACTGGGTTCAAACAATGGGTTCTATTTTCTCAATTATCTTGATTCTTCCATCATGGGGTAGTGCGATTAACATCTTGCTTACGATGAAAGGACAATGGGGTCAACTCAAAGAGAATCCGTTGGTTAAATTGATGATTTTTGCTTCAACATTCTATATGTTCAGTACCCTTGAAGGTCCAATCTTATCTATCAAATCTGTTAATGCTCTTGCGCACTTTACAGACTGGATTCCTGGACACGTTCATGATGGTACATTAGGCTGGGTAGGCTTTATGACTATGGCAGCATTGTTCCACATGGCTCCTCGTATGTTTAAACGTGAAATCTATAGTAAAAAATTGATCGAAGCACAATTCTGGATTCAAACAACGGGTATCGTCTTGTACTTCTCAAGTATGTGGATTGCGGGTATCACTCAAGGTATGATGTGGAGAGCAACAGACCAATTTGGTAACCTAGCGTACTCATTTATCGATACGGTAACAGTTCTTATCCCATACTATGCGATTCGTGCAACAGGTGGTTTATTGTACCTAATCGGTTTCTTCATGTTCACTTACAATATGTATAAAACAATGACTGCAAGTAAAGCAATTGAGTCTGAGCCTCAAAATGCTTCACCTATGGCAGCGTAA
- a CDS encoding response regulator transcription factor has product MSGLSKLTALFVEDEEDLRGALESAIGDEFAKFIVARDGDDGLKKFKKYKPDIVITDIMMPVMDGLVMAKEIKHISKQTPIVILSAFSEKERLLEAIDVGIDKYLIKPIDPDELLKTLKLVSKEMLDQSDIVDLGFGYQFDKSRRVLVKEGKTIFLTKKELLFISILVKNLGVFVLHEEIKKYVWTNKKVTDSAIRTFIKRVREKTDKEFIKNIPGLGYKINTQER; this is encoded by the coding sequence ATGAGTGGATTGTCTAAGTTGACGGCTTTGTTTGTTGAAGATGAAGAAGATCTAAGAGGCGCCTTAGAGAGTGCAATTGGAGATGAATTTGCTAAGTTTATTGTTGCACGTGATGGCGATGACGGACTTAAAAAATTTAAAAAATACAAACCAGATATCGTTATTACAGATATTATGATGCCTGTAATGGATGGTTTGGTTATGGCAAAAGAGATTAAACATATCTCTAAGCAAACACCGATTGTTATTTTAAGTGCATTCAGCGAAAAAGAGAGATTACTAGAGGCTATTGATGTTGGTATCGATAAATACCTTATTAAACCTATTGATCCGGATGAACTTCTTAAAACATTGAAATTGGTTTCAAAAGAGATGTTAGATCAAAGTGACATTGTGGATCTTGGTTTTGGGTACCAGTTTGATAAAAGCCGAAGAGTTCTTGTCAAAGAGGGTAAAACAATTTTCTTGACAAAAAAAGAGTTACTTTTTATCTCAATCTTGGTAAAAAATCTTGGTGTATTTGTACTTCATGAAGAGATTAAAAAGTATGTTTGGACAAACAAAAAAGTAACAGATTCAGCCATACGAACCTTTATTAAGCGTGTGCGCGAAAAAACGGATAAAGAATTTATCAAGAATATTCCAGGTCTTGGCTACAAAATTAACACACAAGAACGATAG
- a CDS encoding PAS domain-containing sensor histidine kinase → MKLEQYQSAIESSNIISKTDIFGIITFVNDEFCKISGYTKEELVGKNHNIVRHPDVPASTFRQLWQTILQKKTYKSTVKNLAKDGSTFYVNTTVFPILDENGDIEEFIAIRYDVTESVRLSEALITKDEELEELNATLEQRVKEQTKALTELNQTLEERVKEEVEKNREKDRFLFQQSRLASMGEMIANIAHQWRQPLSELNITLYKMNKLYRRQNDGKDVEFEDSYTHAKKIISKMSETIEDFRHFFSPDRQSEDFALSAVAQEAMDIMRGTLEKNDVEIRLDVKVDAHIKGYFNEFSQVLINLINNTIDAFCHNKIKNRLIYIEIDTSEQGDAIIKVCDNAGGIDEAILDKIFEPYFTTKHASAGTGLGLYMSKMIINNSMKGFIVAKNCNDGVCFTITIPQLKSEKEEQ, encoded by the coding sequence ATGAAGTTAGAGCAGTATCAAAGTGCTATTGAAAGTAGCAATATTATTTCTAAAACGGATATCTTTGGCATTATTACGTTTGTCAATGATGAGTTTTGCAAAATATCAGGTTATACTAAAGAGGAACTTGTTGGTAAAAATCATAATATTGTAAGACACCCTGATGTTCCTGCGTCAACATTTAGACAACTTTGGCAAACAATTCTTCAAAAAAAAACTTATAAATCAACCGTTAAAAACCTTGCGAAAGATGGTAGTACCTTTTATGTTAACACAACGGTATTTCCTATTTTAGATGAAAATGGAGATATAGAAGAGTTCATCGCTATTCGCTACGATGTAACAGAGAGTGTGCGTTTAAGTGAAGCGTTGATTACTAAAGATGAAGAGCTTGAGGAGTTGAACGCAACACTCGAACAAAGAGTCAAAGAGCAAACAAAAGCATTAACAGAACTCAATCAGACACTTGAAGAGCGTGTTAAAGAAGAAGTTGAAAAAAATCGCGAAAAAGATCGATTTTTATTTCAACAATCACGTTTAGCTTCTATGGGTGAAATGATCGCAAATATTGCGCATCAGTGGAGGCAACCGCTTTCAGAACTTAACATTACGCTTTATAAGATGAACAAACTCTATCGTCGTCAAAACGATGGTAAAGATGTTGAGTTTGAAGATAGCTATACCCATGCTAAGAAAATTATTTCTAAGATGTCTGAAACGATTGAAGATTTTCGTCATTTTTTTAGCCCTGATCGACAAAGTGAAGATTTTGCACTCAGTGCAGTTGCACAAGAAGCCATGGATATTATGCGAGGAACTTTAGAAAAAAATGATGTTGAAATACGTCTTGATGTAAAAGTAGATGCTCATATCAAGGGGTACTTTAATGAATTTTCTCAAGTACTAATCAATTTAATCAATAATACAATTGATGCGTTTTGCCACAATAAAATAAAAAATAGATTAATTTATATTGAAATTGACACATCTGAGCAAGGAGATGCTATAATTAAAGTCTGCGATAATGCTGGTGGGATTGACGAAGCTATTCTAGATAAGATTTTTGAGCCTTATTTTACGACAAAGCATGCGAGTGCTGGGACAGGACTGGGGCTGTATATGAGTAAGATGATTATTAACAATAGCATGAAAGGATTTATTGTTGCAAAAAATTGTAACGATGGAGTCTGTTTTACCATTACAATACCGCAGTTAAAGAGTGAAAAGGAAGAGCAATGA
- a CDS encoding sulfite exporter TauE/SafE family protein has protein sequence MCGGFVMAYSSAKIDTSTSSLFQFFAHLSYNLGRISSYIFLGILFGALGSIFTFSAKLNGYFYFVIGLLMVLMGLSMMGKIKFLTSLESTIAFNPTIKTLFSKLIHSKSLTSFYGLGLLNGFLPCGLVYFFLAAAATSGSWFSGGITMLLFGLATMPAMLGLGFVVGFLKGSGFREVMIKIASLIIVGYGVYMAYLGYSAAIA, from the coding sequence ATGTGTGGAGGTTTTGTAATGGCGTATAGTAGCGCCAAAATTGATACCTCCACCTCTTCACTCTTTCAGTTTTTTGCCCATTTGAGCTACAATTTAGGAAGAATCAGTTCATATATATTTTTAGGAATCCTTTTTGGTGCACTGGGAAGTATTTTTACCTTCTCCGCTAAACTCAATGGTTATTTCTATTTTGTTATTGGTCTTTTAATGGTTCTAATGGGATTATCTATGATGGGGAAAATTAAATTTTTAACCTCTTTAGAATCAACCATTGCCTTTAATCCGACCATCAAAACACTTTTTTCTAAATTGATTCATTCCAAATCTCTCACCAGTTTCTATGGCTTAGGGCTTTTAAATGGCTTTTTACCATGCGGGTTAGTCTATTTCTTTTTAGCAGCAGCTGCAACTTCTGGTTCTTGGTTTAGCGGAGGCATTACAATGTTGCTTTTTGGTTTAGCAACTATGCCAGCGATGCTTGGACTTGGTTTTGTCGTTGGCTTCCTCAAAGGAAGTGGGTTTAGAGAAGTGATGATTAAAATAGCTTCTTTAATTATAGTAGGTTATGGCGTTTATATGGCGTATCTTGGTTATAGTGCGGCAATCGCATGA
- the carA gene encoding glutamine-hydrolyzing carbamoyl-phosphate synthase small subunit, with product MMLKPVWIYLENGVFLEAKSFGFEGSKTGEIVFNTSLSGYQEIMSDPSYAGQFIVFTMPEIGIVGTNDNDMESSTIYASGMFVRSLNETPSNFRSQKSLPEFLKQHKSMGICDIDTRYLTKMIRDSGPKMMIASTEVSDPEKLKAMLASSPRIEEVNYIEKVSTPKSYVHDHGVWNAETQSYNATPKRLGKKILAVDLGIKHNILNELYEVGLDVEVVPHNFSGDDAIARYKKGEIHGVFLSNGPGDPLILKSEAAEVKKLIDAKVPMFAICLGHQLLSIAHGYPTYKLKFGQHGGNHPVKNTKSNIVEITTQNHNYNVPDSICKIAKITHVNLFDNTIEGLEYNDAPIFSVQHHPEASSGPQESRYIFQEFANRL from the coding sequence ATGATGTTAAAACCTGTATGGATTTATCTTGAAAATGGCGTTTTTTTAGAAGCGAAAAGTTTTGGCTTTGAAGGTTCAAAAACAGGAGAAATTGTTTTTAATACCTCTCTAAGCGGTTATCAAGAGATCATGAGTGATCCAAGTTACGCAGGTCAGTTTATTGTATTTACAATGCCTGAGATTGGAATTGTTGGAACAAATGATAACGATATGGAAAGCTCTACCATTTATGCAAGCGGTATGTTTGTAAGAAGTTTAAATGAAACACCTTCAAATTTTCGCTCTCAAAAAAGTTTACCGGAGTTTTTGAAACAACATAAAAGCATGGGTATTTGTGATATTGATACAAGATACCTTACTAAAATGATTCGTGATTCTGGTCCTAAAATGATGATTGCTTCTACCGAAGTGAGCGACCCTGAAAAACTTAAAGCAATGCTTGCTTCTAGTCCACGTATTGAAGAAGTGAATTACATTGAAAAAGTAAGTACACCAAAATCATATGTACACGATCATGGTGTATGGAATGCAGAAACACAAAGTTATAATGCTACACCAAAAAGATTGGGTAAAAAAATCCTTGCAGTGGATTTAGGTATCAAACATAATATCTTAAATGAACTCTATGAAGTGGGTCTTGACGTCGAAGTCGTACCTCACAATTTTAGTGGTGATGATGCTATCGCTCGCTACAAAAAAGGTGAAATCCACGGCGTGTTCCTTTCCAATGGTCCTGGTGATCCATTGATTTTAAAAAGTGAAGCGGCAGAAGTAAAAAAGCTCATTGATGCGAAAGTGCCGATGTTTGCGATCTGTCTAGGTCATCAATTGCTTTCTATCGCACACGGTTATCCAACCTACAAACTTAAATTTGGACAACATGGTGGAAACCATCCTGTTAAAAATACTAAAAGCAATATTGTAGAGATTACAACACAAAATCATAATTACAATGTTCCTGATTCAATCTGTAAGATCGCAAAGATTACGCATGTAAATCTTTTTGACAATACTATTGAAGGTCTAGAATACAACGATGCTCCTATTTTTTCAGTACAGCATCACCCAGAAGCAAGCTCTGGACCACAAGAGAGTAGATATATTTTCCAAGAGTTTGCCAACAGACTCTAA
- a CDS encoding DUF507 family protein encodes MKIRLPHAPYIANKIAIDILNCGFVTMLKGLEPIVKVAEDLIVADIKQETALEERVTEILEQNEDEMEFQRVDRRNMFWLIKKKLAKEFGVILSYEDRYNEIAHKILEICWKMGYIEYNVAENRVKNVVYNAIETYISQFQEIENEVADKIAHYKRKLVPGSEEYDLIFEKLYEEELRRRGMLS; translated from the coding sequence ATGAAAATCAGATTGCCTCATGCCCCTTATATTGCCAATAAAATAGCGATCGATATTTTAAATTGTGGATTTGTTACCATGCTTAAGGGCTTAGAGCCTATTGTAAAAGTCGCAGAGGATTTGATTGTTGCCGATATTAAACAAGAGACTGCGCTTGAAGAGCGTGTAACAGAGATTTTGGAACAAAACGAAGATGAAATGGAGTTCCAAAGAGTAGACCGCAGAAACATGTTCTGGCTTATTAAGAAAAAATTAGCAAAAGAGTTTGGTGTTATTTTATCATACGAAGATAGATACAATGAAATTGCACACAAAATTTTAGAGATATGCTGGAAAATGGGCTATATTGAATACAATGTCGCAGAAAACCGTGTTAAAAACGTTGTGTATAATGCGATTGAAACGTATATCTCACAATTTCAAGAAATTGAAAATGAAGTGGCAGATAAAATTGCACATTACAAACGAAAATTGGTTCCTGGTTCGGAAGAGTATGATTTAATTTTTGAAAAGCTCTACGAAGAAGAGCTAAGAAGAAGAGGAATGTTATCATGA
- a CDS encoding MotE family protein, whose translation MKYILIVLLGTVLYAETIDCTQVFETRKSELLREVEKIDEARQSFEALQAATNALFEKQKNALKERENTLAKTKQEIEAKEKQIAAMLEENKKLLAQVEAKKGDKLDETYIKMKDAAAAAIVEKLPVHEGAAIMFGLPAKKVSQIMAKMNPQIASEITQQLKKGPPFVENNQTKE comes from the coding sequence ATGAAGTATATTTTGATCGTATTGTTGGGTACAGTACTTTATGCTGAGACAATAGATTGTACTCAGGTTTTTGAAACACGAAAAAGTGAACTTTTACGTGAAGTTGAAAAAATTGATGAAGCCAGACAATCCTTTGAAGCTCTCCAAGCTGCTACGAACGCTTTGTTTGAAAAACAAAAAAATGCACTTAAAGAGAGAGAAAATACTCTCGCTAAAACAAAGCAAGAAATTGAAGCAAAAGAGAAGCAGATAGCAGCGATGCTTGAAGAAAATAAAAAACTTTTAGCCCAAGTTGAAGCAAAAAAAGGCGATAAGTTAGATGAAACGTATATCAAGATGAAAGATGCTGCAGCTGCAGCGATTGTTGAAAAACTTCCTGTTCATGAAGGTGCCGCTATCATGTTTGGGTTACCTGCAAAAAAAGTATCTCAAATTATGGCAAAAATGAATCCTCAAATTGCCTCTGAAATCACTCAGCAACTTAAAAAGGGCCCTCCCTTTGTTGAGAACAACCAAACAAAAGAGTGA
- a CDS encoding flagellar export protein FliJ, translated as MKSQFSKIAKIRKQKRDAIERELMKSQNKERLLTHKIASLYDDIAAVQMPKEGLVTLLLMVNEQKSILNREKKRYEQELFVVERNTKRLQGEYQKAHVEYEKIKYLEEQELQAMMDKLKREEQLYLDEISTMLFAGEISQKR; from the coding sequence ATGAAAAGTCAGTTCTCAAAAATTGCAAAAATTCGTAAACAAAAACGAGATGCGATAGAGCGAGAGCTGATGAAAAGTCAAAATAAAGAACGTCTGCTTACGCATAAAATTGCTTCATTATACGATGATATTGCAGCAGTACAAATGCCAAAAGAAGGGCTTGTAACCCTTCTTTTAATGGTCAATGAACAAAAAAGCATTCTAAATCGCGAAAAAAAACGGTATGAGCAAGAACTTTTTGTAGTAGAGCGTAATACAAAAAGACTTCAGGGTGAATATCAAAAAGCGCATGTTGAATATGAAAAAATCAAATATCTTGAAGAGCAAGAACTGCAAGCGATGATGGATAAGCTCAAACGAGAAGAACAACTCTACCTGGATGAGATATCAACAATGTTGTTTGCGGGTGAAATCAGTCAAAAAAGGTGA